One segment of Phaeacidiphilus oryzae TH49 DNA contains the following:
- a CDS encoding SapB/AmfS family lanthipeptide, whose translation MALLDLQAMEPPAPEGGGDGHGGGSSVSLTLCDSFASVLLCL comes from the coding sequence ATGGCACTCCTCGACCTCCAGGCAATGGAACCGCCGGCCCCCGAGGGTGGCGGCGACGGGCACGGCGGCGGCAGCTCGGTGAGCCTGACGCTCTGCGACAGCTTCGCGAGCGTCCTCCTGTGCCTGTGA
- a CDS encoding ABC transporter transmembrane domain-containing protein, producing the protein MPGSRAGRGPRGSPAGRLLLSVVRASRIRLAALALLGMVSTGSALALPAALGKALDLVVRAHAGGAEGAGGAAGGSARLWLLACAALTAASIAAEAGSGYLSGATDARNTARLRRLIFRHIAFCGPRLTDRIGPGDLVGRFTAATADTAGAATGLAGALAALALPLGGLVALGLLSPWLLLAFLAGVPALVLLLRSFTRATTACVGDYLRAQGSIAARLVEALAGARTIAAAGTEDRERSRILGPLPELGVHGHRMWAVQGRAAGQAAAVVPVLQVLVLACGGLLLSAGRLSVGELLAAARYATLAAGIGSLSGSASVLARGRAAAARLAGAPGRPGVTEVPATAWGTEGLPDGKGELTFRGVSAGDGLLKDVDLDFPAGATTAVVGPSGSGKSLLAALAGRLAEPESGEVLLDGVPLTALRREELRTAVGYAFARPALLGETLADTIALGLRGPAAAEAVPEDVPEGVPEAVREAARAASADAFVSRLPRGYRTPCAEAPLSGGEAQRLGLARAFAQARRGRLLILDDATSSLDTATELEVTRALRERLPTPTRLVVAHRAATAARADQVVWLAGREAGGGIRAVGPHRALWQDPDYRSLFRPPQAS; encoded by the coding sequence GTGCCCGGCTCGCGTGCCGGGCGCGGCCCGCGCGGCTCCCCCGCCGGCCGGCTGCTGCTGTCGGTGGTGCGGGCGAGCCGGATCCGGCTGGCCGCCCTCGCCCTGCTGGGCATGGTCTCCACCGGAAGCGCGCTGGCGCTGCCCGCCGCGCTGGGCAAGGCGCTGGACCTGGTGGTCCGGGCGCACGCGGGCGGCGCCGAGGGCGCGGGCGGCGCGGCCGGCGGGAGCGCCCGGCTCTGGCTCCTGGCCTGTGCCGCGCTGACCGCCGCCTCGATCGCCGCAGAGGCCGGCTCCGGCTATCTCTCGGGCGCGACGGACGCCCGCAACACCGCCCGGCTGCGCCGCCTGATCTTCCGTCACATCGCCTTCTGCGGACCGCGGTTGACCGACCGGATCGGCCCCGGTGACCTGGTCGGGAGGTTCACCGCCGCCACCGCCGACACGGCCGGCGCGGCCACCGGCCTGGCCGGCGCCCTGGCCGCCCTCGCCCTGCCGCTCGGCGGACTGGTCGCGCTCGGACTGCTCTCGCCGTGGCTGCTGCTGGCCTTCCTCGCCGGGGTGCCGGCGCTGGTACTGCTCCTCCGCTCCTTCACCCGGGCCACCACCGCCTGCGTCGGCGACTACCTCCGCGCCCAGGGCTCCATCGCCGCCCGGCTGGTGGAGGCGCTGGCGGGCGCCCGTACCATCGCCGCCGCCGGGACGGAGGACCGCGAGCGCTCCCGGATCCTCGGCCCGCTGCCCGAACTCGGCGTCCACGGCCACCGGATGTGGGCCGTGCAGGGCAGGGCCGCCGGGCAGGCCGCTGCCGTCGTACCGGTCCTGCAGGTCCTCGTCCTCGCCTGCGGGGGCCTGCTGCTCTCGGCCGGGCGGCTGAGCGTCGGCGAGCTGCTGGCGGCCGCCCGCTACGCCACCCTGGCGGCCGGGATCGGCTCGCTCAGCGGCTCGGCGTCCGTGCTGGCCCGGGGGCGGGCGGCGGCCGCCCGGCTGGCGGGGGCGCCGGGCCGCCCCGGGGTGACGGAGGTGCCGGCGACCGCCTGGGGAACGGAGGGACTGCCGGACGGCAAGGGCGAGTTGACCTTTCGCGGGGTCTCGGCAGGCGACGGCCTCCTCAAGGACGTGGACCTCGACTTCCCGGCCGGCGCCACCACCGCCGTGGTCGGCCCGTCCGGCTCCGGGAAGTCGCTGCTGGCCGCGCTGGCCGGGCGGCTCGCCGAACCGGAGTCCGGCGAGGTGCTCCTCGACGGTGTGCCGCTGACCGCGCTGCGCCGGGAGGAGCTGCGGACGGCGGTCGGCTACGCGTTCGCCCGGCCGGCGCTGCTGGGGGAGACCCTCGCGGACACCATCGCGCTGGGCCTGCGGGGGCCGGCCGCCGCCGAGGCCGTTCCCGAGGATGTGCCCGAAGGAGTTCCCGAGGCCGTCCGGGAGGCTGCCCGGGCGGCCAGCGCCGACGCGTTCGTCAGCCGGCTCCCCCGCGGCTACCGCACCCCGTGCGCGGAGGCCCCGCTCTCCGGCGGCGAGGCCCAACGGCTCGGCCTGGCCCGGGCGTTCGCGCAGGCCAGGCGGGGCCGGCTGCTGATCCTGGACGACGCCACATCCAGCCTGGACACCGCCACCGAGCTGGAGGTCACCCGCGCGCTGCGGGAGCGGCTGCCGACCCCGACCCGGCTGGTCGTCGCCCACCGCGCGGCCACGGCGGCCCGGGCCGACCAGGTGGTCTGGCTGGCCGGCCGGGAGGCGGGCGGCGGGATCCGCGCGGTCGGCCCGCATCGGGCACTCTGGCAGGACCCCGACTACCGGTCGCTGTTCCGGCCGCCGCAGGCCTCATGA
- a CDS encoding ATP-binding cassette domain-containing protein, which translates to MRARAEDAGPPDTGPPDTGPPLLRRGAAFLRRRPGTLGALLLSSLLESGQTFVFGYAVAAALDQGFLVGRPVTGIGWLGIAAAAAVIGAGGTASSYLGLAGLTEPLRDALVRRVVAGALRSAVAATGRSVATSDTAAVSRLTHQVELARDGFAGLVTVARSFAFTAAGALAGLATLAPVLLLLVLPPVLAGLALFAATLRPMAARQREFLLADERIAARAGEVAEGLRDVAASGAEEAACTRVLPAVDAEARASRALARWSAARALALGIGGRLPIILLLVSAPWLLGRGVTVGDLAGALTYLTQSLLPAQQALTHGLGTTATRLTVVLRRLLDPVAPAAPEPDGRAVPGGSAAVELRGVGFGYGGGAEPVLRGVDLVVPAGGHLAVVGPSGIGKSTLASLISGLRQADEGEVRRAGPRVLIPQEAYVFTGTLRENLRYLRPGGPDPATEEAELAAAVELFGLAPVARRLGGLDAGFEPAGARLSLGERQSVALARAWLSPAPLAVLDEATSGLDPAAEARAERAFATRAKSAAADPPAALIVIAHRLSSALRADRVLLMDGGEPLLGTHDELLARSPLYRDLVGHWRVGEEDA; encoded by the coding sequence ATGAGGGCGCGGGCGGAGGACGCCGGGCCGCCGGACACCGGGCCGCCGGACACCGGGCCGCCGCTCCTCCGGCGCGGCGCCGCCTTCCTCCGTCGGCGGCCCGGCACCCTGGGCGCCCTGCTGCTCTCCTCGCTGCTGGAGAGCGGACAGACCTTCGTCTTCGGCTACGCCGTCGCCGCCGCGCTGGACCAGGGCTTCCTGGTCGGCCGCCCGGTGACCGGGATCGGCTGGCTGGGGATCGCCGCCGCGGCCGCCGTCATCGGCGCGGGCGGCACCGCGAGCAGCTACCTCGGGCTGGCCGGCCTCACCGAGCCGCTGCGCGACGCGCTGGTGCGCCGGGTGGTGGCGGGCGCGCTGCGTTCCGCCGTCGCCGCCACCGGCCGTTCGGTGGCCACCTCGGACACGGCGGCCGTCTCCCGGCTGACCCACCAGGTCGAGCTGGCCAGGGACGGCTTCGCCGGGCTGGTCACCGTCGCCCGCTCGTTCGCCTTCACGGCGGCCGGCGCCCTCGCGGGACTGGCCACGCTCGCGCCGGTGCTGCTGCTCCTCGTCCTGCCGCCGGTGCTGGCCGGACTGGCGCTGTTCGCGGCGACGCTGCGGCCGATGGCGGCCAGGCAGCGGGAGTTCCTCCTCGCCGACGAGCGGATCGCGGCCCGCGCGGGCGAGGTGGCCGAGGGGCTGCGGGACGTCGCGGCCTCCGGCGCGGAGGAGGCCGCCTGCACCCGCGTGCTGCCCGCGGTGGACGCCGAGGCACGCGCCTCCCGTGCGCTGGCGCGCTGGAGTGCGGCCCGCGCCCTCGCCCTGGGGATCGGCGGGCGCCTGCCGATCATCCTCCTCCTGGTCTCCGCTCCATGGCTGCTGGGCCGCGGGGTGACCGTCGGCGACCTGGCCGGCGCCCTCACCTACCTCACCCAGTCCCTCCTCCCCGCCCAGCAGGCCCTCACCCACGGGCTGGGCACCACCGCCACCCGCCTCACCGTCGTCCTCCGCCGCCTCCTCGACCCAGTGGCGCCGGCGGCCCCGGAGCCGGACGGCCGGGCCGTTCCCGGCGGCTCCGCGGCGGTCGAGCTGCGGGGGGTGGGGTTCGGCTACGGAGGCGGGGCGGAGCCGGTGCTGCGCGGGGTCGACCTGGTGGTCCCCGCCGGAGGCCATCTGGCGGTGGTCGGCCCCAGCGGGATCGGCAAGTCGACGCTGGCGTCGCTGATCAGCGGGCTGCGGCAGGCCGACGAGGGCGAGGTCCGGCGGGCCGGCCCCCGGGTGCTGATCCCCCAGGAGGCCTACGTCTTCACCGGGACCCTCCGGGAGAATCTGCGCTACCTCCGCCCCGGGGGGCCGGATCCGGCCACCGAGGAGGCGGAACTGGCGGCCGCCGTCGAACTCTTCGGGCTCGCGCCGGTCGCGCGGCGGCTCGGCGGGCTGGACGCCGGCTTCGAACCGGCCGGGGCCCGGCTGTCGCTCGGGGAGCGACAGTCCGTCGCCCTCGCCCGCGCCTGGCTCTCCCCCGCCCCGCTGGCCGTACTGGACGAGGCCACCAGCGGGCTCGACCCGGCCGCCGAGGCACGTGCCGAACGCGCCTTCGCCACACGGGCGAAGAGCGCCGCCGCGGACCCGCCGGCGGCGCTGATCGTCATCGCCCACCGCCTCAGCTCGGCTCTCCGCGCGGACCGCGTGCTGCTGATGGACGGCGGAGAGCCGCTCCTCGGCACCCACGACGAGCTCCTCGCCCGCTCACCCCTCTACCGCGACCTGGTCGGCCACTGGAGGGTCGGGGAGGAGGACGCCTGA
- a CDS encoding sodium:solute symporter, whose product MAVDYLVMIVYLAGIIGVGWWGARRARSKSEFLVAGRRLGPLMYTGTMAAVVLGGASTIGGVGLGYSYGLSGAWMVGAIGLGLLALSAFFSARIARLKVYTVAEMLSLRYGDAAGVISGVVMWIYTLMLVVTSTIAYASVFDVLFDIPRWAAVVIGGVIVVGYSALGGMWSITLTDMVQFVVKSIGVLILLLPFALIKAGGFGGLQARLPHGYFSPTSIGGETVFTFVLIYTFGMLIGQDIWQRVFTARNDRVARLGGTVAGLYCLVYALAGALIGAAAKAMYPHLAVADDAFATIVKHLLPTGVRGLVLAAALSAMMSTASGALIASATVANNDIWQRIRNAVRRGGDGAGSPRKKDEVRGNRIFILLLGAVSIVLACVLSDVVSALTVAYNLLVGGLLVPILGGLVWRRGNLAGALASVIVGGLTVIVLMVTQGVLANEPIYYGLLVSLVAYLVGSLVTRPTDPAVLDRWRERLAGRGAEGTGEDAEPQPSVRAASA is encoded by the coding sequence ATGGCCGTCGACTACCTCGTGATGATCGTCTACCTGGCCGGAATCATCGGGGTCGGCTGGTGGGGGGCCAGACGCGCCCGCTCGAAGAGCGAGTTCCTGGTCGCCGGCCGCCGGCTCGGCCCGCTGATGTACACCGGCACGATGGCCGCCGTGGTGCTCGGCGGGGCGTCCACCATCGGCGGCGTCGGCCTCGGCTACAGCTACGGCCTCTCCGGAGCCTGGATGGTGGGCGCGATCGGCCTCGGCCTGCTGGCGCTGAGCGCCTTCTTCTCGGCCCGGATCGCCCGGCTGAAGGTCTACACCGTCGCCGAGATGCTCTCCCTCCGCTACGGGGATGCGGCCGGCGTCATCTCCGGCGTGGTGATGTGGATCTACACCCTGATGCTGGTCGTGACCTCCACCATCGCCTACGCCAGCGTCTTCGACGTGCTCTTCGACATCCCGCGCTGGGCGGCCGTGGTGATCGGCGGAGTGATCGTGGTCGGCTACTCGGCGCTCGGCGGGATGTGGTCCATCACCCTCACCGACATGGTGCAGTTCGTGGTGAAGTCGATCGGCGTGCTGATCCTGCTGCTGCCGTTCGCGCTGATCAAGGCGGGCGGCTTCGGCGGTCTTCAGGCGCGGCTGCCGCACGGCTACTTCTCGCCGACCTCGATCGGCGGCGAGACCGTCTTCACCTTCGTGCTGATCTACACCTTCGGAATGCTGATCGGCCAGGACATCTGGCAGCGGGTCTTCACCGCCCGCAACGACCGGGTGGCCCGCCTGGGCGGTACCGTGGCCGGCCTGTACTGCCTGGTGTACGCGCTGGCCGGGGCGCTGATCGGGGCCGCCGCCAAGGCCATGTACCCCCACCTGGCGGTCGCCGACGACGCCTTCGCCACCATCGTCAAGCACCTGCTGCCGACCGGCGTCCGCGGTCTGGTGCTGGCCGCCGCGCTCTCCGCGATGATGTCCACCGCGAGCGGCGCGCTGATCGCCTCGGCGACGGTGGCCAACAACGACATCTGGCAGCGGATCAGGAACGCGGTCCGGCGCGGCGGGGACGGCGCCGGGAGCCCCCGCAAGAAGGACGAGGTGCGCGGCAACCGGATCTTCATCCTCCTCCTCGGCGCGGTCTCGATCGTCCTCGCCTGCGTGCTGAGCGATGTGGTCTCCGCCCTCACCGTCGCCTACAACCTGCTGGTCGGCGGGCTGCTGGTGCCGATACTCGGCGGCCTGGTGTGGCGGCGCGGCAACCTGGCCGGGGCGCTGGCCTCGGTGATCGTCGGCGGCCTCACCGTCATCGTCCTGATGGTCACCCAGGGCGTGCTGGCCAACGAGCCGATCTACTACGGCCTGCTGGTGAGCCTGGTCGCCTACCTGGTGGGCAGCCTGGTGACCCGGCCCACCGACCCGGCCGTGCTGGACCGCTGGCGGGAACGCCTGGCGGGACGCGGGGCCGAGGGCACCGGCGAGGACGCCGAACCGCAGCCGTCCGTGCGAGCCGCCTCCGCCTGA
- a CDS encoding helix-turn-helix transcriptional regulator: MVLGQDSELTVRGVSGKEARERARSLRPEVCVVDAECVPPRDLAALGDTAGALLALVPAGRPGLLAQAAQAHAQGYADKDTTPERLLEGIRKVADGESYVDGALAPSFLRAATTRMPLTPRELSVLELAAQGATAAEIAQVLHLALGTVRNYLSAAARKIGARNRVDAVRLCHQQGWL, encoded by the coding sequence ATGGTGCTGGGTCAGGACAGCGAGCTCACCGTCCGGGGGGTCTCGGGGAAGGAGGCGCGGGAGCGGGCCCGCTCGCTCAGACCCGAGGTCTGCGTGGTGGACGCGGAGTGCGTGCCGCCGCGCGACCTGGCCGCACTGGGGGACACCGCCGGCGCGTTGCTGGCGCTGGTGCCGGCGGGTCGGCCTGGCCTGCTGGCACAGGCCGCGCAGGCGCACGCGCAGGGCTACGCCGACAAGGACACCACCCCCGAGCGGCTGCTGGAGGGGATCAGAAAGGTCGCGGACGGCGAGTCCTACGTCGACGGGGCCCTCGCGCCCAGCTTTCTCCGCGCGGCGACCACCCGGATGCCGCTGACCCCGAGGGAGCTGAGCGTGCTGGAACTGGCCGCCCAGGGGGCCACCGCCGCCGAGATCGCCCAGGTGCTGCATCTGGCGCTGGGCACCGTGCGCAACTACCTCTCGGCCGCGGCCCGCAAGATCGGCGCGCGGAACCGGGTGGACGCGGTACGCCTCTGCCACCAGCAGGGCTGGCTGTGA
- a CDS encoding ABC transporter ATP-binding protein, which produces MTQSKKPKEPKEPREPGWIRRLAGYCWRYRRNLLLAFGASVVGMAVTALTPLIPRLIIDDVIVTHSRPLAPWATALVGAAVVVFALTFVRRYFGGKLALDVQHDLRSDLFTSLTRLDGAQQDRLDTGQVVGRATSDLQMIMGTLSMFPIMLGNLLSFLLSIVVMLFLSPLLTLIAVAMAPALWWFAQLSRKKLFPATWAAQQEAAAVAGVVDGAVTGVRVVKGFGQEEQELGRLEQVSRRLFANRLRSIRLSARYAPAMQAIPALGQVAVLAFGGWLAVRGDVTLGTFVAFSTYVAQMTGPVRMLTTLLTVGQQARASVERVVQLIDERPVITERPDAAELDPAEVDRRDGTPALSFEGVGFSYGSGEDDRPVLDALDLALAPGETVALVGASGSGKSTVGMLVPRFYDVTAGAVRIHGRDVRELTLRSLRSAIGIVPEDSFLFSESVRANIAYGRPEATEAEVVAAARAAQADGFIRALPQGYDTVVGEQGLTLSGGQRQRVALARAILSDPHILLLDDATSAVDAQVEAEIHDALREVMRGRTTLLIAHRRSTLQLADRIAVLEHGRLVDVGTHEELDARCPLYRSLLTDPDAMAGDVRAADPAAAELAASTLAAGGGADAADRELDRLEELEELEGFEELGELAELDAELAEAADAADAAGEGDTPDQVTPELWDRSRYADSGPEHRVASSAAASARGGAMAGALHSLPATPDLLAKVDALPPATDTPDVPLDEAARPDQDFSLRRVLAPFRRPLSAALVLVALDALASLVLPILVRSGVDNGVSRHAVGGVLSVSLVALVIVLADWGVEVAETQLSGRTGERILYGLRVKIFAHLQRLGLDFYEREMAGRIMTRMTTDVDALTSFLQTGVVTAVVSLLTFFGIFVALLVIDAQMALYVFAVLPLLIVATLVFRRKSSQAYRLAREKVSVVNADLQENVAGMRIVQAFLREDGNTARFAARSDDYRRTRTRAQRYIAIYFPFVQFLSSVAAALVLIEGAHRVNAGTLSAGALVAYLLYIDLFFSPVQQLSQVFDGYQQAAVGLSRIGELLRTPTSTPRPADPRPVGRLRGEIHFDGVHFAYSGSASTKGEALRGIELRIPAGQTVALVGETGAGKSTLVKLVARFYDATGGAVRVDGTDVREFDLTEYRHRLGVVPQETYLFAGTIRDAIAYGRPEASDAEVEAAARAVGAHEMIAHLSGGYLHPVSERGRNLSAGQRQLIALARAQLVDPDILLLDEATAALDLATEAAVNRAADRLARKRGGGRRTTLVIAHRLSTAARADRVVVMDHGRVVESGTHDGLLAENGAYARLWRAFTGEAETTSAG; this is translated from the coding sequence ATGACGCAGTCGAAGAAGCCGAAGGAACCCAAGGAACCGAGGGAGCCCGGCTGGATCCGGCGGCTCGCCGGGTACTGCTGGCGGTATCGCCGTAACCTGCTGCTCGCCTTCGGCGCCTCGGTGGTCGGGATGGCCGTCACGGCGCTCACCCCGCTCATCCCCCGGCTGATCATCGACGATGTCATCGTCACCCACTCCCGCCCGCTCGCCCCCTGGGCGACGGCCCTGGTCGGCGCGGCCGTGGTGGTCTTCGCGCTGACCTTCGTCCGCCGCTACTTCGGCGGCAAGCTGGCCCTGGACGTCCAGCACGACCTGCGGAGCGACCTCTTCACCTCGCTGACCCGGCTGGACGGCGCCCAGCAGGACCGGCTGGACACCGGTCAGGTGGTCGGCCGGGCGACCTCCGACCTCCAGATGATCATGGGCACGCTGTCCATGTTCCCGATCATGCTGGGCAACCTCCTCTCCTTTCTGCTGTCCATCGTCGTGATGCTGTTCCTGTCGCCGCTGCTGACGCTGATCGCGGTGGCGATGGCCCCCGCCCTGTGGTGGTTCGCGCAGCTCAGCCGGAAGAAGCTGTTCCCGGCCACCTGGGCCGCCCAGCAGGAGGCGGCCGCCGTCGCCGGGGTGGTGGACGGCGCGGTCACCGGCGTGCGGGTGGTCAAGGGCTTCGGTCAGGAGGAGCAGGAGCTGGGCCGGCTTGAGCAGGTCAGCCGCAGGCTCTTCGCCAACCGGCTGCGCAGCATCCGCCTCAGCGCCCGCTACGCCCCGGCCATGCAGGCCATCCCCGCCCTCGGCCAGGTCGCGGTGCTCGCCTTCGGCGGCTGGCTGGCCGTCCGCGGCGACGTCACCCTCGGCACCTTCGTCGCCTTCTCCACCTACGTCGCCCAGATGACCGGCCCGGTGCGGATGCTGACCACCCTGCTGACCGTCGGCCAGCAGGCGCGGGCCAGCGTCGAGCGGGTGGTGCAGCTGATCGACGAGCGCCCGGTGATCACCGAGCGCCCGGACGCCGCCGAGCTCGACCCGGCGGAGGTCGACCGCCGCGACGGCACCCCGGCGCTCTCCTTCGAGGGCGTCGGCTTCTCCTACGGGTCGGGCGAGGACGACAGGCCCGTGCTCGACGCCCTCGACCTCGCACTCGCGCCCGGCGAGACGGTCGCCCTGGTCGGGGCCTCCGGCTCCGGCAAGTCCACCGTCGGCATGCTGGTGCCCCGGTTCTACGACGTCACCGCGGGCGCGGTGCGGATCCACGGCCGGGACGTCCGCGAGCTGACGCTGCGTTCGCTGCGCTCGGCGATCGGCATCGTGCCCGAGGACAGCTTCCTCTTCTCGGAGTCGGTCCGCGCCAACATCGCCTACGGCCGCCCGGAGGCCACCGAGGCCGAGGTGGTGGCCGCGGCCAGGGCCGCGCAGGCGGACGGGTTCATCCGCGCGCTGCCGCAGGGCTACGACACGGTGGTGGGGGAGCAGGGGCTGACCCTCTCCGGCGGGCAGCGGCAGCGCGTCGCGCTGGCCCGCGCCATCCTCTCCGACCCGCACATCCTCCTCCTCGACGACGCCACCTCGGCGGTGGACGCCCAGGTCGAGGCGGAGATCCACGACGCCCTGCGGGAGGTGATGCGCGGTCGGACCACCCTCCTCATCGCCCACCGCCGCTCCACCCTCCAACTCGCCGACCGGATCGCCGTACTGGAGCACGGCCGGCTGGTCGACGTCGGCACCCACGAGGAGCTGGACGCCCGCTGCCCGCTCTACCGCTCCCTCCTCACCGACCCGGACGCGATGGCGGGCGACGTCCGTGCCGCCGATCCGGCCGCGGCCGAGCTGGCCGCGTCCACGCTGGCGGCCGGCGGCGGCGCCGACGCGGCGGACCGCGAGCTCGACCGGCTGGAAGAGCTGGAGGAGCTGGAGGGCTTCGAGGAACTCGGCGAACTGGCCGAACTGGACGCCGAGTTGGCCGAGGCGGCGGACGCGGCGGACGCGGCGGGGGAGGGGGACACCCCCGACCAGGTCACCCCCGAACTGTGGGACCGCTCGCGGTACGCGGACTCCGGCCCCGAGCACCGGGTCGCGAGCTCCGCCGCCGCCTCCGCCCGCGGCGGCGCGATGGCGGGGGCCCTCCACAGCCTGCCCGCCACCCCGGACCTGCTGGCCAAGGTGGACGCGCTGCCGCCGGCCACCGACACCCCTGACGTCCCCCTGGACGAGGCGGCCCGGCCCGACCAGGACTTCAGCCTCCGCCGGGTGCTCGCCCCCTTCCGGCGCCCGCTCTCGGCGGCGCTGGTGCTGGTCGCGCTGGACGCGCTGGCCTCCCTGGTGCTGCCGATCCTGGTGCGCAGCGGCGTCGACAACGGCGTCAGCCGGCACGCGGTCGGCGGGGTGCTGTCGGTCTCGCTGGTCGCGCTGGTCATCGTCCTCGCCGACTGGGGGGTCGAGGTCGCCGAGACCCAGCTGTCCGGGCGCACCGGCGAGCGGATCCTCTACGGCCTCCGGGTCAAGATCTTCGCCCACCTCCAGCGGCTCGGACTCGACTTCTACGAGCGCGAGATGGCCGGCCGGATCATGACCCGGATGACCACCGACGTGGACGCCCTCACCTCGTTCCTGCAGACCGGCGTGGTCACGGCGGTGGTCTCGCTGCTGACCTTCTTCGGGATCTTCGTCGCCCTGCTGGTGATCGACGCCCAGATGGCGCTCTACGTCTTCGCGGTGCTGCCGCTGCTGATCGTCGCCACCCTGGTGTTCCGCCGGAAGTCCTCGCAGGCCTACCGGCTGGCCCGGGAGAAGGTCTCGGTGGTCAACGCCGACCTCCAGGAGAACGTCGCCGGGATGCGGATCGTCCAGGCCTTCCTCCGCGAGGACGGCAACACCGCCCGGTTCGCCGCCCGCAGCGACGACTACCGGCGCACCCGCACCCGCGCCCAGCGGTACATCGCCATCTACTTCCCGTTCGTGCAGTTCCTGTCCAGCGTGGCGGCGGCCCTGGTGCTGATCGAGGGCGCGCACCGGGTGAACGCCGGGACGCTGAGCGCCGGCGCGCTGGTCGCCTACCTGCTGTACATCGACCTGTTCTTCTCTCCGGTGCAGCAGCTCTCCCAGGTCTTCGACGGCTACCAGCAGGCGGCCGTCGGCCTCTCCCGAATAGGCGAGCTGCTGCGCACCCCGACCAGCACCCCGCGTCCGGCCGACCCCAGGCCGGTGGGCCGGCTGCGCGGCGAGATCCACTTCGACGGTGTGCACTTCGCCTACTCGGGCTCGGCGTCCACGAAGGGCGAGGCGCTGCGCGGCATCGAGCTGCGGATACCCGCCGGGCAGACGGTGGCGCTGGTCGGCGAGACCGGCGCCGGGAAGTCCACCCTGGTCAAGCTGGTCGCCCGGTTCTACGACGCGACCGGCGGCGCGGTCCGGGTGGACGGCACGGACGTCCGCGAGTTCGACCTGACCGAGTACCGGCACCGGCTGGGCGTCGTCCCGCAGGAGACCTATCTGTTCGCCGGGACCATCCGGGACGCCATCGCCTACGGCCGGCCGGAGGCCTCCGATGCCGAGGTCGAGGCGGCGGCGCGGGCGGTCGGCGCCCACGAGATGATCGCCCACCTCTCCGGCGGCTACCTCCACCCGGTGAGCGAGCGCGGCCGCAACCTCTCCGCCGGGCAGCGGCAGCTGATCGCCCTGGCCCGGGCCCAGCTGGTGGATCCGGACATCCTGCTGCTGGACGAGGCCACCGCGGCGCTGGACCTGGCCACCGAGGCGGCCGTCAACCGGGCCGCCGACCGGCTGGCCCGCAAGCGCGGCGGCGGGCGCAGGACCACCCTGGTGATCGCCCACCGGCTGTCCACCGCGGCCCGCGCCGACCGGGTGGTGGTGATGGACCACGGCCGGGTGGTGGAGAGCGGGACGCACGACGGCCTGCTGGCCGAAAACGGCGCGTACGCCCGGTTGTGGCGGGCGTTCACCGGGGAGGCCGAGACCACATCGGCGGGCTGA
- the speB gene encoding agmatinase, which translates to MSTPTPTPAPTPTSEAAAPRGPVDASRTPRYAGFATFARLPRLDEVPAADVAVVGVPFDTGVSYRPGARFGGNAIREASRLLRPYNPAQDASPFALAQVADAGDIAANPFHIEEAIETIQGQAAELLGTGARLMTLGGDHTIALPLLRAVAAEHGPVALLHFDAHLDTWDTYFGAAYTHGTPFRRAVEEGILDTSALSHVGTRGPLYGKSDLSEDQRMGFGIVTSADVMRRGVDEVAQQLRERIGDRPLYVSVDIDVLDPAHAPGTGTPEAGGMTSRELLEILRGLAGCHLVSADVVEVAPAYDHAEITAVAASHTAYELTTLMTRQIAEAK; encoded by the coding sequence ATGTCCACCCCCACCCCCACGCCCGCCCCCACCCCCACGTCCGAGGCCGCCGCTCCCCGCGGCCCGGTCGACGCCAGCCGCACCCCGCGCTACGCCGGCTTCGCCACCTTCGCCCGGCTGCCCCGCCTGGACGAGGTGCCGGCCGCCGACGTCGCCGTGGTCGGCGTCCCCTTCGACACGGGGGTGTCCTACCGGCCGGGCGCGCGGTTCGGCGGGAACGCGATCCGGGAGGCCAGCCGGCTGCTCCGGCCGTACAACCCGGCGCAGGACGCCTCGCCGTTCGCCCTCGCCCAGGTCGCGGACGCGGGGGACATCGCCGCCAACCCCTTCCACATCGAGGAGGCCATCGAGACCATCCAGGGGCAGGCCGCCGAACTCCTCGGCACCGGCGCCCGGTTGATGACCCTCGGCGGCGACCACACCATCGCGCTGCCGCTGCTGCGCGCGGTCGCGGCCGAGCACGGCCCGGTCGCCCTGCTGCACTTCGACGCCCACCTGGACACCTGGGACACCTACTTCGGCGCGGCGTACACCCACGGCACGCCGTTCCGGCGGGCGGTCGAGGAGGGGATCCTGGACACCTCCGCGCTCTCCCACGTCGGCACCCGCGGGCCGCTCTACGGCAAGTCGGACCTCAGCGAGGACCAGCGGATGGGCTTCGGCATCGTCACCTCCGCCGACGTCATGCGGCGGGGCGTGGACGAGGTCGCCCAGCAGCTGCGCGAGCGGATCGGCGACCGGCCGCTGTACGTCTCCGTCGACATCGACGTCCTCGACCCGGCGCACGCCCCCGGCACCGGCACCCCGGAGGCCGGCGGGATGACCTCCCGCGAGCTGCTGGAGATCCTGCGCGGGCTGGCCGGCTGCCACCTGGTCTCGGCGGACGTGGTCGAGGTCGCCCCGGCGTACGACCACGCGGAGATCACCGCGGTCGCCGCCTCCCACACGGCGTACGAGCTGACCACCCTGATGACCCGTCAGATCGCGGAGGCGAAGTGA